From the Flavobacterium gyeonganense genome, the window GATCGGATCCGGAAAAACAGATTTGAGTTCGCTGAAAACCTCTTCCGCAATTGTTTTTTGTGTTTCATCATGATACAAAATGATTGAGCGGTATTGTGTTCCGCTGTCTGCTCCCTGACGGTTTAGAGTTGTAGGATCGTGGCTTGTCATGAAAATGGTAATTAAGTCATGATATGAAATTATGTCAGGGTTAAAAACAACCTGAATCACTTCTGCATGTCCGGTTCTTCCGGTGCAGACTTCTCTGTAGGCCGGATTTTTAATTTGTCCGTCAGAATATCCGGATTTCACGGTTTCGATTCCGTTTAAACGCTGAATTACAGCTTCTATACACCAAAAACAGCCACCGCCAAAGGTTGCTACTGATAAATTTTTCATTTGATATTATTTTAGTTTACCGATTTTCCCTATTAGTTATGTAGGGTATTCTGATAAATTGTTTGTAAAAGCACTATTTGATTAAAGATAATAAAAAGTAATTTTAAATTTTAAGTTTTTAATTGATAATTCTGCAATTTTATTTAAAAGCAATATATTTGCCGTCAAACAGAAGTACATCCATGAATAGCAAAAATAATACCACGGGTTTAGAAGCTTATTTTAACGATTTCAGGCAGAATATTGTTGGAATTGATCAGGAGTTTGATTCTCCTTATGGTAAAAAGAAAATCATTTATACCGATTGGACTGCCAGCGGAAGACTCTATCGCCCAATCGAAGAAAAGCTTTTAAATGAATTTGGTCCTTTTGTTGCGAATACTCATACCGAAACCACTGTTTCAGGTACTGCCATGACTAAAGCATATCATCATGCGCGTCACATTATCAAGCGTCATACAAACGCCAATACTGATGATGTTTTAATTACAGATGGTACCGGAATGACAGGTGTAATTAATAAATTCCAGCGAATTTTAGGCTTGAAAGTGCCTGAAAACCTAAAAGCTTTCACTAATATCCCGGCTGAGAAAAAACCGATTGTTTTTATTTCACACATGGAACATCATTCGAACCAGACTTCGTGGCTGGAAACCATTGCGGATGTTGAGATTATTCCGT encodes:
- the msrA gene encoding peptide-methionine (S)-S-oxide reductase MsrA; protein product: MKNLSVATFGGGCFWCIEAVIQRLNGIETVKSGYSDGQIKNPAYREVCTGRTGHAEVIQVVFNPDIISYHDLITIFMTSHDPTTLNRQGADSGTQYRSIILYHDETQKTIAEEVFSELKSVFPDPIVTQLKPFQVFYEAEEEHQNYYNDNQEAGYCRMVIDPKVYKLKKMYADKLKD